The following proteins are encoded in a genomic region of Labeo rohita strain BAU-BD-2019 chromosome 5, IGBB_LRoh.1.0, whole genome shotgun sequence:
- the f2r gene encoding proteinase-activated receptor 1, translating into MLRIVVLMVLLAVAGSAAALPKNETFIRTFSGFFLTVTDEPIDFLDVQEEGSGSGSGQVSKPKKDHHHHVAKKTYHISPEASSFLTGPVLTVIIPTIYILVFIISAPLNLLALVMFVRKVRPKKPAAIYMMNLACADLLFVLVLPFRIAYHYNGNNWIYGAGMCRFVTAAFYCNMYCSVLLMMCISVDRFMAVVYPMDSLTWRSPQTASVVCAAMWLLSIGGVMPLLISNQTIHLPDLGITTCHDVLDIDQLREYYLYFFPIISSLFFFIPLIFSTVCYVRIIQALCAANVENRAKKTRALFMAVTVFAVFVICFAPTNIILLSHYVQFAQAHSDASYAAYLVSTCIGSISCCLDPLMYYFGSSQCQKQVLAFLKCQGVSGIERSAQFTSTTRSSKLETFKSSVSNQYRKLMA; encoded by the exons ATGTTGCGGATTGTGGTGTTGATGGTGCTGCTGGCTGTGGCGGGCTCTGCGGCTGCGCTGCCCAAGAACG aaacCTTTATTCGGACATTTTCTGGTTTCTTCCTCACCGTCACCGATGAGCCAATCGATTTCCTTGACGTGCAGGAAGAGGGCAGCGGCTCCGGATCGGGACAAGTATCCAAACCCAAGAAAGATCACCACCACCATGTGGCTAAAAAGACTTATCACATCTCTCCAGAGGCCTCCAGCTTCCTCACAGGCCCCGTGTTGACCGTTATCATCCCAACAATATACATTCTGGTGTTTATCATCAGCGCCCCTCTAAATCTTCTGGCGCTGGTCATGTTTGTGCGCAAAGTGAGACCGAAGAAACCGGCGGCGATTTACATGATGAATCTGGCCTGCGCTGACCTTCTGTTCGTACTGGTGCTCCCGTTTAGGATAGCCTACCATTACAACGGAAATAACTGGATTTACGGGGCGGGCATGTGTCGTTTCGTCACGGCTGCTTTCTATTGCAACATGTACTGCTCTGTGCTGCTGATGATGTGCATTAGTGTGGACCGCTTTATGGCTGTCGTTTACCCGATGGACTCTCTCACCTGGCGCAGTCCGCAAACTGCGTCCGTCGTGTGCGCCGCCATGTGGCTTTTATCCATCGGCGGTGTGATGCCTTTGCTAATTTCCAATCAAACCATTCACCTACCTGACCTGGGCATTACCACCTGTCACGACGTCCTTGACATCGACCAACTCCGCGAGTACTACCTGTACTTCTTCCCCATCATCTCTTCGCTTTTCTTCTTCATCCCGCTCATCTTTAGCACCGTCTGCTACGTGCGCATCATCCAAGCCTTGTGCGCGGCCAACGTGGAAAACCGCGCGAAAAAAACGCGGGCTCTTTTTATGGCCGTTACTGTCTTTGCTGTTTTCGTCATATGCTTCGCGCCAACAAACATCATCCTGTTGTCTCATTACGTGCAATTCGCTCAGGCGCACAGCGATGCGTCCTACGCCGCGTATCTGGTGTCCACGTGCATAGGGAGCATCAGTTGCTGTCTGGACCCCCTCATGTACTACTTCGGGTCGTCTCAGTGCCAAAAACAGGTTCTCGCCTTTCTCAAGTGCCAGGGAGTGTCAGGCATCGAGAGGAGCGCACAGTTCACCAGCACCACCAGATCAAGCAAGCTGGAGACTTTCAAAAGCAGTGTCAGCAACCAGTACAGGAAACTGATGGCATGA